From Corvus moneduloides isolate bCorMon1 chromosome 2, bCorMon1.pri, whole genome shotgun sequence, one genomic window encodes:
- the LOC116436630 gene encoding LOW QUALITY PROTEIN: maestro heat-like repeat-containing protein family member 7 (The sequence of the model RefSeq protein was modified relative to this genomic sequence to represent the inferred CDS: substituted 1 base at 1 genomic stop codon): MEQRPLTVPKQALGQEEGPGAAPAQQPAELEQFQQPQEDAAVDRTQEQGPARGRFRRTAQMICKFIRRIRAEESSVTGTGVRAYPHIFKTKTSAALLDMLVEEGVSSPKQVPAVVRYIHQWLLSNEYPEYRLSRTLLDLTEAYPTDVVMTILRVAPSCDRAATAMWKTLVCSVRTSKTVMPLLLDVLESWPEHSTRTSDGDDTDVFALAATLVMWKILQVPCVPHVVTVYLPRLFVHLLFQVFFSTVEMPEKVENLWRACQEQHGLATDPNRFAVQTLKDLLCRLYYEDVVVAVEHKRGWDTLLSADTHHHAVGLLAREMSRASKLVRFRIVCHLFRLLSGEEPRRDLPALAFLVEVLSDPPFQRWLDWSRCGDSVLEIMSKNLRSECRERRRLALRGLVVLSKHPSMTKGMWSLTESLVELLQEDDSDVVGMTVAVLSYLFLYSGAPIPSPIALQLAEALLPLFDNDDSQVRLRSMFVFQEMMALLTAKGKKALKSHVRQSLLPLSFHCHDEDWHVANASRETLRCAASFLKRRDLERMLDVDQTWRFGEGLLAEDRSRAAEHSRRALPYLRSPQESLRQAAIRFIGIAGRHLRGQQEELQLVCEALEDASRDISPAVSSLARQTAYVLRALERAPRSIFQVLRDGLRRACRTRPRLSGRGXLLNAADRAAGQGPELRGRLRDGCLEMAATPVPGRNRRLCPPARALLAGLLRAPRCLSIRPLWSSVGAAALPGRAGGEPEGPGWWEGLRNRVSKAISSPQAAASFLPPGCSGTSPMRLSPRPAAEQKPSRPGLSRRWGTPQGAQAGPAGDKEGRGAMPGHGHWPLPIRGSGQRQGWRPARAPAAAQATVL, encoded by the exons ATGGAGCAGAGGCCCCTGACCGTGCCCAAGCAGGCCTTGGGGCAGGAAgaaggccctggagctgccccagcacagcagcctgcagagctggagcagttcCAGCAGCCGCAGGAGG ATGCAGCCGTGGACCGGACACAAGAGCAGGGCCCCGCCCGTGGCCGCTTCCGCAGAACAGCGCAG ATGATTTGCAAATTCATCAGGAGAATTCGGGCGGAAGAGAGCAGCGTCACGGGCACTGGGGTCAGAGCATACCCTCACATCTTCAAAACCAAGaccagtgctgccctgctggaTATGCTTGTGGAGGAGGGCGTTTCCAGCCCAAAGCAA GTGCCCGCCGTGGTGAGGTACATCCACCAGTGGCTCCTGTCCAATGAGTATCCTGAGTACAGACTGTCCAGGACCCTTCTGGATCTGACTGAGGCCTACCCCACTGATGTGGTGATGACTATCCTGCGTGTGGCCCCATCATGTGACAG agctgccacGGCCATGTGGAAGACGCTCGTGTGCTCAGTCAGGACTTCAAAGACAGTCATGCCGCTACTCCTCGAtgtgctggagagctggccaGAGCACAGCACGCGCACCTCCGACGGGGACGACACAGACGTCTTTGCCCTGGCT GCAACTCTGGTGATGTGGAAGATCCTCCAGGTGCCCTGTGTGCCACACGTAGTGACAGTCTATTTGCCCCGCCTCTTTGTGCATCTGCTCTTCCAAGTGTTCTTCAGCACAGTGGAGATGCCAGAGAAGGTCGAGAACTTGTGGAGAGCATGCCAGGAGCAACATGGCCTTGCCACTGACCCCAACAG GTTTGCAGTGCAGACCCTGAAGGACCTGCTCTGCCGACTCTACTATGAGGACGTGGTGGTGGCCGTGGAACACAAGCGTGGCTGGGACACGCTGCTGAGTGCTGACACCCACCACCACGCAGTGGGTCTGCTGGCCAG ggagatgTCCCGGGCCTCCAAACTCGTGCGTTTCCGGATCGTTTGCCACCTGTTCAGGCTGCTCAGCGGGGAGGAGCCACGCCGGGATCTGCCTGCCCTGGCGTTCCTTGTGGAG GTCCTCTCAGATCCCCCTTTCCAGCGTTGGCTGGACTGGAGTAGATGCGGTGACAGCGTCCTGGAGATCATGTCCAAGAACCTGCGGAGCGAGTGCAGGGAGAGGCGTCGCCTGGCGCTCAGAGGCCTTGTGGTGCTCAGCAAGCATCCCTCGATG ACCAAAGGAATGTGGAGCCTGACCGAAAGCCTCGtggagctcctgcaggaagaCGACAGCGACGTGGTTGGGATGACCGTCGCCGTCCTCAGCTACTTGTTCCTGTACAGTGGTGCCCCGATACCCAGCCCCATCGCCCTGCAGCTGGCTGAGGCCCTCCTGCCACTCTTTGACAAC GATGATAGCCAGGTGCGGCTGCGCTCCATGTTCGTCTTCCAAGAGATGATGGCTTTATTAAcggcaaagggaaaaaaggccCTGAAGTCACACGTGCGCCAGAGCCTGCTCCCACTCTCCTTCCACTGCCATGACGAGGACTGGCACGTGGCCAAT gcctcCCGGGAAACGCTGCGTTGTGCGGCCAGCTTCCTGAAAAGGAGAGATCTCGAACGCATGCTGGACGTGGATCAGACATGGAGGTTCGGCGAGGGCCTG ctggcagaggacaggagccGAGCGGCCGAGCACTCGCGGCGGGCCCTGCCGTACCTGCGGAGCCCACAGGAGTCCCTGCGACAGGCGGCCATCAGGTTCATTG GCATCGCCGGGCGGCACCTGAGGGGCCAGCAGGAAGAGCTCCAGCTCGTCTGCGAGG CCCTTGAAGACGCGTCCCGTGACATCAGCCCTGCCGTTTCCAGCCTGGCGCGTCAAACAGCCTACGTCCTGCGGGCCCTGGAGAGAGCTCCGCGCTCCATCTTCCAGGTGCTGCGAGATGGACTCCGCAGGGCATGCAGGACACGGCCTCGTCTGTCGGGCCGTGGctagct CCTTAACGCTGCCGACAGAGCGGCTGGGCAGGGGCCGGAGCTGCGGGGACGGCTGCGAGACGGGTGCCTGGAGATGGCCGCAACTCCTGTCCCAGGCAGGAACCGCCGTCTGTGTCCTCCTGCCCGTGCGTTGCTGGCTGGACTGCTGAGGGCTCCGAGGTGCCTCTCGATCCGGCCCCTCTGGAGCTCCGTTGGGGCTGCGGCgctgccgggccgggctgggggagAGCCTGAGGGGCCGGGGTGGTGGGAAGGCCTGAGGAACCGGGTGTCAAAGGCCATAAGCAGCCCCCAGGCAGCCGCCTCGTTCCTGCCACCCGGCTGTTCCGGCACTTCCCCGATGCGTCTGTCTCCCAGGCCTGCGGCAGAACAGAAGCCCTCGAGGCCGGGCCTCAGCAGGAGGTGGGGAACACCCCAAGgtgcccaggctgggccggctggggacaaggagggcAGGGGGGCCATGCCGGGGCACGGCCACTGGCCGCTGCCAATAAGGGGCAgcgggcagaggcagggctggcggCCAGCCCGGGCCCCCGCGGCTGCCCAGGCCACGGTGCTGTGA